The Gossypium hirsutum mitochondrion, complete genome genomic sequence TAACCTCCCTCGCTGTCACTTAGTCTTATTCTTCCTTCTCTCTCACATGCTATATAACTAATATACTACATGAGACATTTTTGAACAATGAGAGGATTGAAAACCAAGGCTTACAACACTAACACTAAAAAGATAGATAGGAAACAATACAAAGAAAGAGGATGAAAGGTTTGAGAGGAATTCTACCTTGTGGGGGGCGGGGCTGGCTGGCTAAGACACTAAGACGGAATACAATGCTTACGTAAGGGAAAGCTTCAAAAGATTCCAACACTTATTAGACGGAATGAACAGATAGGACGACTACGGGACTTAAGAAAAGCCCTAGGGAAATTAGTAAAAGGATGAACCTACGACTAAGCCATAGGGCAATGTTTGTCCACCAGGACAGTAAACCCTTCCCCTCGCGCTCACACCTCACTCTTCTTACTCGCCTTTCTCTCGGCTAAAGCTAGCTCTTTAATCTGCTCTCTTTGTTTAAGCTCCTAGGGAACCTCTCTCTGTTTAGGGGCAGCTCTCTTCTTTCGACTTCGACATAACCATAGTTAAAAGTTAAAAGAGTGTTTTTTCTTTTATTTAAGGTTTCAAATGTCAATCCTTATTTTTTTCCTTAGCTTAGGATACTAAGCGTGGTCTTGTTTGTGGCCTCAGCTTGACCGGAGGGGTCCTAAAAAAATTAGTAATCCTAAACTCCGGTTGCATATATTCCCCCGGTTCGGGTACCGTTATCTAAGACTATATATAGACTTAGGAAGACCTATTCAATAAAGAAGATGAGTGTAGATTAAGCATGCCACGCCTTTCCAATCGGTTAAGGCCTTTGGTATTGCTTCAACCCACTTGGTGAAGTAGTCTGTAGCGGTGATAACAAAATGGTGACCAAGACTAGAGGAAGAATTGGACGGTCGAAACCGGGTGTGAAAGAAAGACGTTGAAGGGGCATGGATGAAATCCCCATGAGTCTGACACTACTTACACTTACGCACAAACTCTATGCTGTCCTTCTCCCCTTCTCCATAATAAGCCAGCCAATAGTACCCTAACCTAAGAAGTTATCTTAGCTAGCGAATGTCCATTAATGTGACCACCGCATGCTCTTGCATGGATTTAATGAATGGTTTGTTGAGCCGTGTCGTCACATCTAAGGTTGGTTCTGTCGAAGGATCTACGGTACAACACATTTCCTAGAACAAAAAATCGCCTCTGCAGGGCAGCGCCATTAGATAATTTAGAACCGGGAGCGGCCATCTATCAGTGGCATTCTTAAGGTCAAAGCAAAACCCTTCCTTAAAACCAGTCAGCCGATCTAAGGGCGCAACTTGATCAAAGGTCCCATCCATAGGGATCCGAGCTAAAACACTCATCAACTACTTATGGTAGGGATATAAGAGTCTTTGCTTAATTTCATTTCCAATGGCAAAGATTTGTCTCTTTCCCGCTCCCTCAATCACCATACCCAACCTCCCTCCCAAAATCACCCTGATATTCAAACGTGGGCTGTTTTGGACCTACCCAACGCTCAAAGCAATCAAGATCTTTATTGGCCGTCTCAGTCTTAGTCGGGTCAAAGGCAAAACAAAACGTACCCTCTTCCTCCACAGCACTGCCGACGAAAAGAAGGCTTCCTGTGCATGGTCTAATCTCAGCATTGATCCATAAGCAGCAAGCTCATAAGTTATACTAAGAAAGCTGACTTAATCGGTTTCGAATGAGACTTAGGCATCCTTAGGGATCCTTACATTAGGCACTACCTTCCAGGTTGGCTCCCAAGATATTCCTTGAACGATAGGAATCTGGGAGAAAAAAGGTCAATAACGATTAATGAGACCTCGTCAAAAATCTTGAAACTCTGAAGAGAAGCTCATAACGGAATCAATGTCCTTTGGCAATTGCACTATGCTGTCAAAGGGCAAGGGCTTAGCCAACTGAATGACCTTCGACAATGAAAACCATGACAAGTACAACTAGACTAATTGATCCGCCTTCTCATCCTTTTAATATATCATTCTTCTATGGAAAGATGGAATAATCGTTGGGTACCCTGAACGGGTGAGAGATCCTGGAAAAGGGAAGGGAGTCTTCTGGTTGCTGGATCTCCGGCATAAGCTTTCTGCAGCGCAGAGGCACACTGCTTTAGATAAAGAGCCTTTAATAAAAAGACTTATTTCCCCCTTAACCAGTATACCTTCTTGGCTAGAAAAAATGCAGCGATGCATCTCTCCTTGGTGTAATCGTCGAAGACCAAAAGCGTGGCCTCATTTAAGCCCGCGATAATGGTCTTGGGACCTTCAAAGATCCCACACGCCATGAAGTCGACACTGAGCGCAGTAATACTTGAAAGAACTGGTGTGATTTTTATACATTCACAGCCTGAGATCCGCCATGTTGCCAGCTGGACGACTCGGAAGTGACTCCCCTCCGAAGTCCGTATCCCAGATCAAAGACTATTGCGCTAAGCCAATGTCGACAAAAACTCTCCTAAATTATGGGGAACTTGTCCCACCATGGGGGGGCGTCTCGGTGACTAACCCGAGATATCGATGCTACCGTTAACACGGGGCATCGACCAGTGTTGACCTGTCCATATAGCTTTCCCAACCGGCCAGGCCTTACTATAACCAACCTCACAGATCCCACTCAATCTTTTACACCGATGTATCGAACTCTCTCGACCAGGTCATCTAGTCGTGGTCGACCACAATTTCCCAAGTAAGAAAGAGATAGAATTTGACTAATTGGAAAGAAAAGGAGGTCTTCGACCCATTGTGATTTGGTTCCTTGGCGTGGTCTCTGCCATAAAACAGAGAGCTCGTAGGCCTTATTCCGCAGATCAAAGAGCGACGTAATTCCCTATTCATCCGAAGTAGTATTTTAGTATAGAACAGAGGCATTCTGGGCCGACTACTATGACTACATGCGCATCTAGTGCAGTGGCTTGGGAGCAAGCTACCTTGACCATCTTCCGAAGTTCTAAATAATCTACTGATCAAAGGCTGTAGGGGCGGACTGCTCTACATTCAGCCACGCCACAGTGACCCCCGAAGCGATCTTCTTCTATTTGCGGGACGAAATCCGGCAGCCAATTGCTGGCTCTGAATAACCAGCCCAGCAATAAGTTCAATTCTTCCATAACATAACGGGGCGGGGTTGCGCGCGAGCCGAGTGACGTAGGTGCACAAGAGTACTTCGCGCCACAACCATCTCTTTTTTATAGGTTATACGGACCGATGCCTGCTGCTTCATCTGGGAGAAAAGAATCATAGATATGCCGGTCATTAGAAGGAAGAACCGCCATAAAAAGATTCCTCGTGTATCATCTGTAGCAAAACTATGAACGGGAGCTAGCAATCCGGACCGTATTGAAAAGGTTCCTAAGACACAGCATGGAAAAGTCACAATATTAAGAAACGAGGTCCAAGAATGAAGAAGGGGTAGAATTACTGAATGAATACGAGCTGTGGCTAATACCCGAGGCATAAAAGAAGCATTTTCTACGGGATCCCGAAACCACCAGCCACCCCGACCTAATTCATGATAAGCCCACCAACTTCCTGGCAAGATGCCTACGGTTAAAAACCACCAACATGTCAAGATCCAAATTCGAATTGGTTCCTGGTCTTGGTCAGATACCACTGTGTTCGCGGCGGCGGTCCAACAAAGAGGCGAAGTAGTGGTATCTTTCTTTCCATTACGAACGACACGCTTCGCCTGCTCCCTCCACGTGTCCACTAGCGCTCCTGTCCAGCAGAGCGAAGAGAAGGCGAAAAAGCGCCGCCGAAGCAGCATGAGCGGGCTTCTATTGCTACGTAACAATAGAGCAGGATAGCATTTTGCGCCCACATGTTTGAATTTGAGGGTAAAAAGCTCGCTTGTTATACGGGATCCGACGCATCCAGCAGAGCAAAGCAGCGTTCCATTCTTTTCGGCGGCATCCTTCCGCATTGGCGGCGAGTGGAGTGCCACAATCCCATTCATCATTTTTGATCTACATAAGCCAAAGCCCATAGCACTGGCGACGTCTCCGGCATAAATGCAAGGAGGATGTATAGCTGATATAGGATCTTGTGGAACAGGA encodes the following:
- the ccmFN gene encoding cytochrome c biogenesis FN, whose product is MPIYELFHYSLFPGLFVAFTYNKKQPPAFGAAPAFWCILLSFLGLSFRHIPNNLSNYNVLTANAPFFYQISGTWSNHEGSILSWCRIPNFYGFLLCYRGRPQRHNVSKRGGHRETIFSFFVSNFVKNSILSLPRYEQKSGAAQKLYTPFVLRTFVDSELCSRRNRTFDGPALFYAPLYPERKMSFSPLGARRSRGSREGKRTHPLLHLARDDKERASSIDEQRIDGALGIALFFSPFLSVSSDPFVRNFFVRTEPLAESNPVPQDPISAIHPPCIYAGDVASAMGFGLCRSKMMNGIVALHSPPMRKDAAEKNGTLLCSAGCVGSRITSELFTLKFKHVGAKCYPALLLRSNRSPLMLLRRRFFAFSSLCWTGALVDTWREQAKRVVRNGKKDTTTSPLCWTAAANTVVSDQDQEPIRIWILTCWWFLTVGILPGSWWAYHELGRGGWWFRDPVENASFMPRVLATARIHSVILPLLHSWTSFLNIVTFPCCVLGTFSIRSGLLAPVHSFATDDTRGIFLWRFFLLMTGISMILFSQMKQQASVRITYKKEMVVARSTLVHLRHSARAQPRPVMLWKN